One genomic segment of Anaerolineales bacterium includes these proteins:
- a CDS encoding GNAT family N-acetyltransferase yields the protein MRIDYLADHTDVMLELASIHCAFFGRFKPDMTPESRARELGKRSGKTSIPLTLVALDQKIPIGSVSLVEHDLDSRPDLSPWVASVVVRSDYQRQGAGTALMRRIETEAVKLGIKKLYLFTPDMEVFYRTLNWVTIGQEIFKKRFEVTLMEKKILA from the coding sequence ATGCGTATCGATTATCTTGCCGATCATACCGATGTGATGCTTGAACTTGCTTCGATACATTGTGCGTTTTTCGGGCGCTTCAAACCCGACATGACGCCCGAGAGTCGCGCGCGCGAGCTTGGCAAGCGAAGCGGAAAAACATCCATTCCCCTCACACTGGTCGCGCTCGATCAGAAAATCCCCATCGGATCTGTGTCGCTCGTCGAACACGACCTGGACAGTCGTCCGGATTTATCGCCGTGGGTCGCTTCCGTCGTCGTACGCTCCGATTACCAGCGCCAGGGTGCAGGTACGGCTTTGATGCGGCGCATCGAAACCGAAGCGGTGAAGCTGGGGATAAAAAAGCTGTATTTATTTACGCCCGACATGGAAGTCTTTTATAGAACGTTGAATTGGGTGACCATCGGACAAGAGATATTCAAGAAGCGATTTGAAGTGACGCTGATGGAGAAGAAGATCCTGGCTTAA
- a CDS encoding DUF362 domain-containing protein, with translation MTSTVYYGSPRQAQLKAEESLPAKLDLIIEKLKIRERVKDETVAIKLHLGNNVGYSVIHPVFVRKIVEAVKDGGGKPFVCDIAWDTASAAERGYTPEVLGCPVFPVGGPNGEYYYAHERKFKNISEWKVAGMVQDASFLVNFAHAKGHPTCGYGGVFKNIALGCMVGSTRSAMHDTCHYDPYWFPENAGQGDYEKIIASCPHKAISEDKESPGDLHLHIEPCNQCGRCLEVAPPGSWKIDPVNFHVFQEACANSVDLTLSTFEPGKHVHLVLATHMTPVCDCFGFTGMPVLPDAGIFGSDDIVALDQAVLDKIGESQLIEENIPTSMEVHTREGHPLQWLHGPLKDPYKVVEYGETLGLGSRKFKLEDVYPVKEDAFGSMGYIPAE, from the coding sequence ATGACCAGTACGGTGTATTACGGATCCCCGCGGCAGGCGCAGCTCAAAGCGGAGGAAAGCCTGCCCGCCAAACTCGATCTCATCATCGAAAAGTTGAAGATTCGTGAAAGGGTGAAGGATGAGACCGTCGCCATCAAGCTGCATCTCGGCAACAACGTCGGTTATTCCGTCATCCATCCGGTGTTCGTGCGCAAGATTGTTGAAGCCGTCAAAGACGGCGGCGGGAAACCATTCGTTTGCGACATCGCCTGGGACACGGCCAGCGCGGCGGAACGCGGCTACACGCCCGAGGTCCTGGGATGCCCGGTATTTCCCGTGGGCGGTCCCAACGGGGAGTATTATTACGCGCACGAGAGAAAATTCAAGAATATCAGCGAGTGGAAGGTCGCCGGTATGGTTCAGGACGCCAGTTTTTTGGTCAATTTCGCCCACGCCAAGGGGCACCCTACGTGCGGCTATGGCGGTGTTTTCAAAAACATCGCCCTGGGATGTATGGTCGGCTCCACCCGCTCCGCCATGCACGACACTTGCCATTACGATCCCTACTGGTTCCCGGAAAATGCCGGCCAGGGTGACTACGAGAAAATCATCGCCTCCTGCCCGCACAAAGCCATTTCCGAAGACAAAGAAAGCCCGGGAGACCTGCACCTTCACATCGAACCTTGCAACCAGTGCGGCCGCTGCCTGGAAGTGGCGCCGCCGGGAAGCTGGAAGATCGACCCCGTCAATTTCCACGTCTTTCAAGAAGCCTGTGCCAACAGCGTGGACCTCACGCTTTCCACGTTCGAACCGGGCAAACACGTCCATCTGGTGCTGGCCACCCACATGACCCCCGTGTGTGACTGCTTCGGGTTTACCGGCATGCCGGTCTTGCCCGATGCGGGTATCTTCGGTTCGGATGACATCGTCGCCCTGGACCAGGCCGTGTTGGACAAGATCGGCGAGTCGCAGTTGATCGAGGAGAACATCCCCACCAGCATGGAAGTCCACACTCGAGAGGGGCATCCTCTCCAATGGCTCCACGGGCCGCTCAAAGATCCCTACAAGGTCGTGGAGTACGGCGAGACGCTCGGACTCGGCAGTCGAAAATTCAAGTTGGAAGACGTTTACCCGGTCAAAGAAGATGCCTTCGGGTCGATGGGCTATATCCCCGCAGAATGA
- a CDS encoding alpha/beta hydrolase — MHQWTTGNIDIHGTRLHYYRSGASKPPMVLVHGITDDGLCWSPAAEVLSDEYDVVMVDLRGHGKSDAPEEGYDRMTMAAELSEFIIRLGFEKPILIGHSLGGMVVLTLASLAPDLPLAVVVEDSPPYWREHSLSPDEVETRAGMRMWMCDLKRKTRDELLEIARSENPSWSEAELGPWADSKHRFSLKITHIIDALDSDPKDASTLLTRITCPVLLITADPERGAILTDEDATELEKSIPHIKQVHIPGAGHNIRREQFSSYMEAVQAFLRQVRT; from the coding sequence ATGCATCAATGGACGACAGGGAATATCGACATCCACGGAACGAGGCTTCATTATTACCGCAGCGGTGCTTCAAAACCACCCATGGTGCTGGTTCATGGCATAACCGATGATGGATTGTGTTGGTCGCCCGCTGCCGAGGTGTTGTCTGACGAGTATGACGTGGTCATGGTCGATTTGCGCGGGCACGGGAAATCAGACGCCCCGGAAGAAGGTTACGATCGGATGACCATGGCTGCGGAGTTATCGGAATTCATAATTCGTTTGGGGTTTGAAAAACCGATTTTAATCGGCCATTCATTAGGTGGAATGGTTGTATTAACATTGGCCAGCCTCGCCCCGGATTTGCCGCTGGCGGTCGTTGTTGAAGATTCTCCTCCATATTGGCGCGAACACTCGCTCTCGCCCGATGAAGTTGAAACTCGAGCCGGGATGCGTATGTGGATGTGTGATTTGAAACGCAAAACCCGGGATGAACTGCTGGAAATAGCCCGCTCGGAGAATCCATCCTGGTCGGAGGCGGAGTTGGGTCCCTGGGCGGATTCGAAGCATCGTTTCAGCCTGAAAATCACCCATATCATTGATGCACTGGATTCTGACCCAAAGGATGCATCAACGCTTCTAACCCGTATCACCTGTCCGGTGCTCCTGATCACAGCGGACCCGGAACGGGGAGCCATCCTGACGGATGAAGATGCGACGGAGCTGGAAAAATCCATACCGCACATCAAACAGGTTCACATCCCGGGAGCAGGTCACAACATCCGTCGAGAGCAGTTTTCCTCGTACATGGAAGCGGTGCAGGCATTTTTACGTCAAGTGCGTACATAA